From Halichoerus grypus chromosome 6, mHalGry1.hap1.1, whole genome shotgun sequence, one genomic window encodes:
- the CTDSP2 gene encoding carboxy-terminal domain RNA polymerase II polypeptide A small phosphatase 2, whose protein sequence is MEHGSIITQARREDALVLTKQGLVSKSSPKKPRGRNIFKAFFCCFRTQHVGQSSSSTELSAYKEEANTIAKSDLLHCLQYQFYQIPGTCLLPEVTEEDQGRICVVIDLDETLVHSSFKPINNADFIVPVEIEGTTHQVYVLKRPYVDEFLRRMGELFECVLFTASLAKYADPVTDLLDRCGVFRARLFRESCVFHQGCYVKDLSRLGRDLRKTLILDNSPASYIFHPENAVPVQSWFDDMADTELLNLIPIFEELSGAEDVYTSLGQLRAP, encoded by the exons GCCTGGTCTCCAAGTCCTCTCCTAAGAAACCCCGTGGACGGAACATCTTCAAGGCCTTTTTCTGCTGTTTTCGCACCCAGCATGTTGGCCAGTCAAGCTCCTCCACTGAGCTCTCCGCATACAAGGAGGAGGCCAACACCATTGCTAAG TCGGATCTGCTCCACTGTCTCCAGTACCAATTTTATCAG ATCCCGGGGACCTGCCTGCTCCCAGAGGTGACAGAGGAAGATCAAGGAAGGATCTGCGTGGTCATTGACTTGGATGAAACCCTCGTGCACAGCTCCTTTAAG ccAATCAACAATGCCGACTTCATAGTGCCTGTAGAGATTGAGGGGACCACGCACCAG GTGTATGTGCTCAAGAGGCCTTACGTGGATGAGTTCCTGAGACGAATGGGGGAACTCTTTGAATGTGTGCTCTTCACTGCCAGCCTGGCCAAG TACGCTGACCCGGTGACAGATCTGCTGGACAGGTGTGGTGTGTTCCGGGCCCGCCTGTTCCGGGAGTCCTGCGTGTTCCACCAGGGCTGCTATGTCAAGGACCTCAGCCGCCTGGGAAGGGACCTGAGGAAAACCCTCATTCTGGACAACTCGCCCGCCTCTTACATCTTCCACCCAGAGAATGCG GTGCCCGTGCAGTCTTGGTTTGATGACATGGCAGACACTGAGCTGCTGAACCTGATCCCCATCTTTGAGGAGCTGAGCGGAGCAGAGGATGTCTACACCAGCCTTGGGCAGCTGCGGGCCCCTTAG